In the genome of Cryptomeria japonica chromosome 8, Sugi_1.0, whole genome shotgun sequence, one region contains:
- the LOC131055432 gene encoding heavy metal-associated isoprenylated plant protein 28, producing the protein MAIVVMRVGMYCGCCERKVRKTLSQLQGVDNVEIDMARQKVTVTGHVDCEKVLDAVRQCGRKPKLSHYSDDVECTCYTDPNHETQTFDSTYNYSEHGYNGSSHGYYHVVHCCCCAVVHKFTYYFSDENTHACSIM; encoded by the exons ATGGCG ATTGTGGTGATGCGAGTAGGTATGTATTGCGGTTGCTGCGAACGAAAAGTTCGGAAGACTCTCTCTCAACTCCAAG GTGTAGACAACGTGGAGATCGACATGGCAAGGCAGAAAGTTACAGTAACTGGGCATGTCGATTGTGAAAAGGTTTTAGACGCTGTGAGACAATGTGGGAGAAAGCCAAAGCTGTCGCATTATTCTGATGATGTTGAGTGTACTTGTTATACTGATCCTAATCATGAAACACAAACGTTTGATTCCACTTACAATTACAGTGAGCATGGTTACAATGGTAGCAGTCACGGCTATTATCATGTTGTTCACTGCTGTTGCTGTGCAGTTGTACACAAATTTACATATTATTTCAGCGATGAAAATACGCACGCCTGTAGTATAATGTAA